From Neobacillus sp. PS2-9, the proteins below share one genomic window:
- a CDS encoding ABC transporter permease, producing the protein MLKYIFKRILQAIPLLFIISIICFTLIQLAPYDAVDAMTTPNMTKKTVELIKARYGLDQPAYMQYFYWVKGILSGEWGYSIVTHESITKDLTARIPNTILLVLPAYILALLFSIILGLIAGAKKGKLADKIIDGLSSFGIAIPSFWMAMILVFIFGHRLNIFPILGMHTIGNEESFSDLLSHMVLPCTVLMLSFMPELVRYVRSSTIGQLSEDYVMVQRAYGAHSTSILFRHVLRNVLLPIITIVGMSLPMLVTGAVVTETVFGWPGIGTYFVKAIQGFDYPVVMAIMLLSASLVILGNLVSDILYSIVDPRIKGMGE; encoded by the coding sequence TTGTTAAAGTACATTTTTAAAAGAATTTTACAGGCGATCCCGTTACTGTTTATTATTTCAATCATTTGTTTTACTCTCATCCAATTGGCTCCATATGATGCGGTGGATGCAATGACGACACCGAACATGACGAAGAAAACAGTTGAACTGATTAAAGCTAGATATGGGTTAGACCAGCCTGCATATATGCAATATTTTTATTGGGTGAAAGGGATTTTAAGTGGAGAATGGGGATATTCCATTGTTACACATGAAAGCATTACAAAGGATCTTACAGCGAGGATACCAAATACGATTCTACTCGTTCTTCCCGCTTACATACTTGCCTTGCTATTTTCTATTATTCTTGGATTAATTGCCGGTGCTAAGAAGGGGAAATTAGCGGATAAAATCATTGATGGTTTAAGTTCATTTGGGATTGCCATTCCTAGCTTTTGGATGGCAATGATTCTAGTATTCATTTTTGGCCACCGTCTCAATATCTTTCCAATCCTCGGGATGCACACAATTGGGAATGAAGAATCTTTTTCCGATCTTCTCAGTCATATGGTCCTACCTTGTACGGTTTTAATGCTTTCATTCATGCCTGAGCTTGTAAGGTATGTCCGTTCATCTACAATTGGCCAGCTTTCTGAAGATTATGTGATGGTACAACGGGCATACGGGGCCCATTCAACTTCTATTTTATTTAGGCATGTACTTAGGAACGTCTTACTGCCTATCATTACTATTGTAGGGATGAGCCTACCAATGTTAGTAACTGGTGCAGTCGTAACGGAGACAGTTTTCGGCTGGCCGGGAATTGGAACGTATTTTGTAAAAGCGATTCAAGGGTTTGATTATCCAGTTGTCATGGCAATCATGCTGCTATCAGCGAGCCTTGTTATTCTTGGGAATTTGGTTTCAGATATTTTATATAGCATTGTCGATCCAAGAATTAAGGGAATGGGGGAATAA